In Apilactobacillus bombintestini, one genomic interval encodes:
- a CDS encoding FtsW/RodA/SpoVE family cell cycle protein translates to MFTQIPRKGKKINITKHIKTLKQNLDNLDYYIFIPFIVLAVIGIIMVYSASSNISIQNGGSPLGYLIRQSMFVCISLFIIMLCLSGNNKFARNSRFLGIFYFTMIIVLLGLKFFGKSVNGSAGWIALGPIHIQPAEVAKAYIILRMSQFISSREDRFISGDRTGLFGQLISICIMLVLILFQPDLGGTVINAAILIVLLFASGINWRGASLLTLLGLVFSWSLLKLLVITHPNGSSNYQMNRIVAYANPFKYARGIGQQLVNSYYALSNGGVFGVGLGNSIQKTGYLPEPNTDFIMSIISEELGLVGILFILILLFAIVTRCVQLGIRSDNTYDTLVCYGVAIYMLVQSFFNVGGAVGLLPITGVTFPFISYGGSSMLTLALCIGMVLVIGSKQKMSKMRNRR, encoded by the coding sequence ATGTTTACACAAATACCAAGAAAAGGTAAAAAAATTAATATAACCAAACATATAAAAACTTTGAAACAAAATCTAGATAATCTAGATTATTATATTTTTATTCCATTTATAGTGCTAGCTGTGATAGGGATAATTATGGTTTATTCAGCTAGTTCAAACATTTCTATTCAAAATGGTGGTAGTCCATTAGGATATTTGATACGACAAAGCATGTTTGTATGTATCAGTTTATTCATTATTATGCTTTGTCTATCTGGAAATAATAAATTTGCAAGGAATTCTAGGTTCTTAGGGATTTTCTACTTTACAATGATTATTGTTTTACTGGGACTTAAATTTTTTGGAAAGTCAGTTAATGGTTCTGCTGGTTGGATTGCCTTAGGACCTATTCATATACAACCAGCCGAAGTTGCTAAAGCATATATTATATTGCGGATGTCACAATTTATTTCTTCTAGAGAAGATAGATTTATTTCAGGTGATCGTACTGGACTATTTGGCCAACTTATTTCTATTTGTATTATGCTAGTGTTAATTTTATTTCAACCTGATTTAGGTGGTACCGTTATTAATGCAGCTATTTTAATTGTTTTATTATTTGCAAGTGGAATCAACTGGCGTGGAGCTAGTTTGCTTACTTTACTTGGACTAGTTTTTTCATGGTCATTACTAAAATTACTAGTTATTACTCATCCTAATGGATCAAGTAATTATCAAATGAACAGAATTGTTGCCTATGCTAACCCATTTAAATATGCTCGTGGAATTGGTCAACAACTAGTAAATTCCTATTATGCATTGAGTAATGGGGGAGTATTTGGTGTAGGGTTAGGAAACAGTATTCAAAAAACTGGTTATCTACCTGAACCTAATACAGACTTTATTATGTCCATTATTTCAGAAGAATTAGGATTAGTTGGTATATTATTTATTTTAATTTTATTATTTGCAATTGTTACTAGATGTGTACAATTAGGTATTCGTTCAGATAATACTTATGACACATTAGTTTGTTACGGAGTAGCTATCTATATGCTAGTTCAATCATTCTTTAATGTTGGTGGTGCCGTTGGATTGCTACCTATTACTGGTGTTACTTTCCCATTTATTAGTTATGGTGGATCTAGTATGTTAACACTTGCTTTATGTATCGGAATGGTATTAGTTATTGGCTCTAAGCAAAAAATGTCAAAGATGAGAAATAGACGTTAA
- the typA gene encoding translational GTPase TypA, with the protein MNIRDDIRNIAIIAHVDHGKTTLVNELLKQSDTLDEHVQIDDRAMDTNDIEKERGITILSKNTAVRYGDKQINILDTPGHADFGGEVERIMRMVDGVLLVVDAMEGTMPQTRFVLKKALEQHLTPVVVINKVDRPGARPSEVVDEVLDLFIELGADEEQLDFPVVYTSAMNGTSSYDPELSTQEHTMKPVFDTIIKTIPAPIDNADEPLQFQVAMLDYDDFVGRIGIGRIFRGTIKVGDNVTVMKLDGSTQNFRVTKLMGFFGLKKLDIQEAKAGDLIAVSGMEEINVGESVVDPSKKEALPILRIDEPTLQMTFGTNTSPFAGKEGKFVTARQLEDRLQRELHTDVSLRVENTDDPGSWTVSGRGELHLSILIENLRREGYELQVSRPQVIIREIDGQKCEPFESVQIDTPDEYAGTIIQTLSERKGNMQNMESVGNGQTRLTFLAPSRGLIGYSTEFLSITRGYGIMNHTFEKYLPVVKNWNPGRRNGALVSINQGKTTTYATMGIEDRGTIFLDPGTEVYEGMIVGKNSRDNDISVNITKGKQMTNVRAAAKDETAKIKEPEHLTLEESLEFLNEDELCEVTPENIRLRKQILNTNEREKQAKRMRHNK; encoded by the coding sequence ATGAATATTAGAGACGATATTAGAAATATTGCTATTATTGCCCACGTTGACCACGGTAAGACTACATTGGTTAACGAATTATTAAAGCAATCAGATACTTTAGATGAACACGTTCAAATTGATGATCGTGCCATGGATACTAACGACATTGAAAAGGAACGTGGAATCACTATTCTTTCAAAGAACACTGCCGTTAGATATGGTGACAAACAAATTAACATCTTGGATACCCCAGGACACGCTGACTTCGGTGGTGAAGTTGAACGTATCATGCGTATGGTTGACGGTGTATTACTTGTTGTTGATGCTATGGAAGGAACAATGCCACAAACTCGTTTTGTTCTTAAGAAAGCTCTAGAACAACACTTAACACCAGTTGTTGTAATCAACAAGGTTGACCGTCCAGGTGCTAGACCAAGTGAAGTTGTTGACGAAGTATTAGACCTATTCATTGAATTAGGTGCTGATGAAGAACAACTTGACTTCCCTGTTGTATACACTTCAGCTATGAACGGTACTTCAAGTTATGATCCTGAACTTTCAACTCAAGAACATACTATGAAGCCTGTATTTGATACTATTATTAAGACTATCCCAGCTCCTATTGATAACGCTGACGAACCACTACAATTCCAAGTTGCTATGCTTGATTATGATGACTTCGTTGGTCGTATCGGTATCGGTCGTATTTTCCGTGGAACAATTAAAGTTGGTGACAATGTTACTGTTATGAAGCTTGATGGTTCTACTCAAAACTTCCGTGTAACTAAGTTAATGGGATTCTTTGGTCTAAAGAAATTAGATATTCAAGAAGCTAAAGCCGGAGACTTAATTGCCGTTTCTGGTATGGAAGAAATTAATGTTGGTGAATCTGTTGTTGATCCAAGCAAGAAAGAAGCTTTACCAATTCTAAGAATTGATGAACCAACTCTACAAATGACTTTTGGTACTAACACTTCACCATTCGCTGGTAAAGAAGGTAAGTTTGTTACTGCTCGTCAATTGGAAGACCGTCTACAAAGAGAATTGCATACCGATGTTTCTCTACGTGTTGAAAACACTGACGATCCTGGTTCATGGACTGTTTCTGGTCGTGGTGAACTTCACTTATCAATCCTAATTGAAAACTTAAGACGTGAAGGTTACGAATTACAAGTTTCTCGTCCACAAGTTATTATTAGAGAAATTGATGGTCAAAAGTGTGAACCATTCGAATCAGTTCAAATTGATACTCCAGATGAATACGCTGGTACTATTATCCAAACATTATCTGAAAGAAAAGGTAACATGCAAAACATGGAAAGTGTAGGTAATGGTCAAACTCGTTTAACATTCCTTGCACCTTCTCGTGGATTAATTGGTTACTCAACTGAATTCTTATCAATTACTCGTGGTTACGGAATTATGAACCACACCTTTGAAAAGTACCTACCAGTTGTTAAGAACTGGAACCCAGGTAGAAGAAATGGTGCTTTAGTATCCATCAACCAAGGTAAGACTACTACTTACGCAACTATGGGTATTGAAGACCGTGGTACTATCTTCCTAGATCCAGGTACTGAAGTATACGAAGGTATGATTGTTGGTAAGAACAGTCGTGACAACGATATCTCAGTTAACATCACTAAAGGTAAGCAAATGACTAACGTTCGTGCTGCCGCTAAGGATGAAACTGCTAAGATTAAGGAACCTGAACACTTGACTCTTGAAGAATCACTAGAATTCTTAAATGAAGATGAATTGTGTGAAGTTACTCCTGAAAACATTCGTCTAAGAAAACAAATTCTAAACACTAACGAACGTGAAAAGCAAGCTAAGCGCATGCGTCACAACAAGTAA
- a CDS encoding YlbG family protein: MTDSIESRKSLIVYVYSTKQVRQLKKYGLIHYVSQKMHYVVLYVNAENYEWIKDKLKSLRLVKKIEETPYEELSNEFANSDEFGDSEDDEEY, translated from the coding sequence GTGACTGATAGTATAGAAAGTAGAAAAAGCTTAATTGTTTACGTATATTCAACCAAACAAGTTAGACAATTGAAAAAATATGGTTTGATACATTATGTATCACAAAAAATGCATTATGTAGTTTTATATGTAAATGCAGAAAATTATGAATGGATTAAAGATAAACTTAAGTCTTTAAGACTAGTTAAAAAAATAGAAGAAACTCCATATGAAGAATTATCTAATGAATTCGCTAATAGTGATGAATTTGGAGATTCTGAAGATGATGAAGAATATTAA
- the rsmD gene encoding 16S rRNA (guanine(966)-N(2))-methyltransferase RsmD — protein MRVISGKFGSRSLKPVPGNKTRPTTDKVKESLFNIIGPFFDGGNFLDLYAGSGAVGIEAISRGMDSATLIDRQYLAIKTIKDNVKMTNEESNFNIYKMDSDKALEKLSSNGKKFDYIFLDPPYKMQKMVEQLATIKELNLLNENGMVICETDDNVHLKDDVDGYNLIQQKVYGITIVTLYRLMEE, from the coding sequence ATGAGGGTTATTTCAGGAAAGTTTGGAAGTCGTAGTTTAAAACCAGTACCTGGTAATAAAACTCGTCCCACTACAGACAAAGTAAAGGAATCATTATTTAATATAATTGGTCCTTTTTTTGATGGCGGAAATTTCTTAGATTTATATGCTGGTTCAGGTGCTGTAGGCATTGAAGCTATTTCTAGAGGAATGGATTCTGCTACTTTAATTGATAGACAATACTTAGCTATAAAAACCATTAAAGATAATGTAAAAATGACTAATGAAGAATCGAATTTTAATATATATAAAATGGATTCCGATAAGGCTTTAGAAAAGTTATCATCTAATGGCAAAAAATTTGATTACATTTTCTTAGATCCTCCATACAAAATGCAAAAAATGGTGGAACAATTAGCTACTATCAAAGAACTTAATTTATTAAATGAAAATGGTATGGTTATTTGTGAAACGGATGATAACGTTCACCTAAAAGATGATGTGGATGGTTATAATCTAATTCAACAAAAGGTATATGGTATAACCATAGTTACATTGTATAGACTAATGGAGGAATAA